A single Henriciella sp. AS95 DNA region contains:
- a CDS encoding glycoside hydrolase/phage tail family protein, translating into MGEIILSNIGSAVGSAALPNGVNLAGSQISGAFIGSAIGGLAGRAIDAALAPTVEGPRLKALHVMESREGAGIANVYGRMRVGGQLIWASRFKEKRRERSAGKGGPKVADYSYSVSLAVAIAEGPISRIDRVWANGDTLALGELNWRLYKGDESQLADPLIEAIEGTGNAPAFRGTAYMVFEDLPLEAFGNRLPQLSFEVVRTGNSQGDLRTQVRGVNIIPASGEFVYASQIVRERRFPGIERPLNMNNGQGVADFALSLEQLSNDLPEARSVALTVGWFGDDLRAGQCKIRPGIETRDRETVPYSWEVAGKSRDAAYLVSQGDGGANYGGTPADRCVIEGIQALKAQGASVTLSPFLLMDVPEGNGLPDPYGESEQAAFPWRGRITVTADGTSDARDEIEAFLGTDHDFGFRHFILHHARLAVEAGGVDAILIGSEMVSLTRTRDDTGAFPFVDGLVQLANDVKAIVGSETDVSYAADWTEYGAYVPGDGSGDVFFPLDPLWASTDVDFVGIDWYAPAGDWRDGEDHLDAVSGYIGADSPEYLTSQMSGGEAYDWYYADSAARDAQIRTPIEDTAHGEDWIFRQKDIAGWWGTDHHERPAGVRSASPTSWMSGMKPVRFMEIGFPAVDKGGNAPNLFYDPKSAESALPPYSSGERDDVFQRKALETALEYWQAQPFIDEAFVWAWDGRPWPDFPAREDVWSDGPNWAYGHWLNGRTGLISVSEVIQDMCERAGVSADSSAVPGALNGYVLEGAMPLRRALEPLRGVYGFMARERESGLVFAVEGGEPAIAIDTGRVAEPGASKTSNLLDKRPGRLNLSFVRADGAYSPGHVDARTDDGDADYSISAALPLLLTESEASTLALALLNAALDSDVTSVSLPPEYIAIEPGDLICGGGLQGDWLVGDVVEDGLLRQLSLTRPVSALRTRAISVPEATGPATVFAEPELVLIDGPPIAGLSGTGPIIAASADPWQGGLKVSAGLNATGLIERAVLAGPSRIGRLVNDFGPGPVGRWDRGNAMTIDLDNGDLSSADEISVLGGANLLLIDGLEGWELAAFSDAEMETATQWRLTGLLRGLNGSPAVGALAGAVCIVVDVALSASTLADAELGLELNWQAGAGALQGFTHQDRAHLPWPVAHLEAVATSDGWQLGWIPRGMHIPDNLDAPDPVKLRMYRVQAELDNVIVTEMDVSQASCFLTGEHDLVRVAEIGADGRRGAWVSIALGAS; encoded by the coding sequence ATGGGTGAAATCATCCTCTCAAATATTGGTAGCGCCGTTGGCTCAGCCGCCCTTCCGAATGGCGTAAACCTGGCAGGATCACAGATCTCGGGCGCGTTTATCGGCAGCGCGATTGGCGGTCTGGCCGGGCGGGCCATCGATGCGGCCTTGGCGCCGACAGTCGAAGGACCGCGCCTGAAGGCCCTGCACGTAATGGAGAGCCGGGAAGGGGCCGGGATTGCCAATGTTTATGGTCGGATGCGGGTGGGAGGGCAGCTCATCTGGGCCTCCCGTTTCAAGGAGAAGCGGCGTGAACGCAGTGCGGGGAAGGGCGGTCCCAAGGTCGCCGACTATTCCTATTCGGTTAGTTTGGCGGTCGCGATTGCGGAAGGACCGATTTCCCGCATCGACCGCGTCTGGGCGAATGGCGATACGCTCGCCTTGGGAGAGTTGAACTGGCGGCTTTACAAGGGTGATGAAAGCCAGCTGGCGGATCCGCTCATCGAGGCAATTGAAGGGACGGGGAACGCGCCAGCTTTCCGGGGAACGGCCTATATGGTTTTCGAAGACCTGCCTCTGGAGGCGTTCGGGAACCGATTGCCGCAGCTCAGTTTCGAAGTCGTTCGAACTGGTAACTCGCAAGGCGACCTGCGCACTCAGGTGCGCGGCGTGAACATCATCCCCGCCTCGGGTGAATTCGTCTATGCAAGCCAGATCGTCCGTGAGCGGCGCTTTCCCGGAATTGAGCGTCCACTGAACATGAATAACGGCCAGGGAGTCGCCGACTTCGCTCTGTCTCTGGAGCAACTCAGCAATGATTTGCCCGAAGCGCGGTCTGTTGCGCTGACGGTTGGATGGTTCGGAGACGACCTTCGCGCCGGACAGTGCAAGATCCGGCCGGGCATTGAGACGCGCGACAGGGAGACCGTGCCCTATTCATGGGAGGTCGCCGGCAAATCACGCGACGCGGCCTATCTGGTCAGCCAGGGCGACGGCGGTGCGAACTATGGCGGGACGCCGGCTGACCGGTGCGTGATCGAAGGGATTCAGGCGCTAAAGGCACAAGGCGCATCGGTCACGCTGTCTCCCTTCCTGTTGATGGATGTGCCGGAAGGGAATGGCTTGCCCGACCCTTATGGCGAGTCTGAACAGGCCGCCTTTCCATGGCGGGGACGCATCACGGTGACTGCTGACGGGACGAGCGACGCGCGCGATGAAATCGAGGCCTTTCTTGGCACCGATCATGATTTCGGGTTTCGTCACTTCATTCTGCACCATGCGCGGCTGGCCGTAGAGGCGGGCGGTGTCGACGCGATCCTGATCGGTAGCGAGATGGTGTCGCTCACCCGCACTCGCGATGACACGGGGGCTTTCCCGTTCGTCGATGGGCTGGTGCAGCTCGCCAATGATGTGAAGGCAATTGTTGGCTCTGAAACAGACGTTTCCTACGCTGCCGACTGGACCGAATACGGTGCCTATGTGCCTGGGGACGGGTCGGGCGACGTCTTCTTTCCTCTGGACCCGCTATGGGCTTCGACCGATGTCGATTTCGTCGGCATTGACTGGTACGCACCAGCTGGCGACTGGCGCGATGGCGAGGACCATCTGGACGCGGTCAGCGGCTATATCGGCGCCGATAGCCCGGAATACCTCACCAGTCAGATGTCGGGCGGCGAAGCCTATGACTGGTACTATGCAGATAGCGCGGCGCGTGATGCCCAGATCCGGACTCCGATCGAGGACACCGCTCACGGAGAGGACTGGATTTTCCGGCAGAAGGACATCGCTGGTTGGTGGGGCACTGATCATCATGAACGGCCTGCGGGCGTTCGAAGCGCATCTCCGACGAGTTGGATGAGCGGTATGAAACCTGTCCGCTTCATGGAGATCGGTTTTCCAGCCGTGGACAAGGGCGGCAACGCTCCCAATCTTTTCTACGATCCCAAAAGCGCTGAGAGCGCGCTCCCGCCATATTCATCCGGTGAGCGCGATGATGTGTTTCAGCGTAAGGCACTCGAAACCGCGCTCGAATACTGGCAGGCGCAGCCTTTCATTGATGAGGCCTTTGTCTGGGCTTGGGACGGCCGGCCATGGCCCGACTTTCCAGCCCGCGAGGATGTTTGGTCGGATGGTCCGAACTGGGCCTATGGCCATTGGCTTAACGGGCGGACCGGGCTGATTTCGGTCTCTGAGGTCATTCAAGATATGTGCGAGCGAGCGGGCGTGAGCGCAGACAGCTCCGCGGTGCCGGGCGCGCTGAATGGTTATGTGCTTGAAGGGGCGATGCCTTTGAGGCGGGCGCTTGAGCCCTTGCGCGGCGTCTATGGATTCATGGCTCGTGAGCGTGAAAGTGGTCTCGTCTTCGCGGTGGAGGGTGGCGAGCCAGCGATTGCAATTGATACCGGCCGTGTCGCTGAACCCGGAGCATCGAAAACAAGCAATCTTCTCGACAAGCGCCCAGGTCGGCTCAACCTGAGTTTCGTGCGGGCTGACGGCGCGTATTCGCCGGGGCATGTCGATGCACGGACCGATGACGGGGACGCTGACTATTCAATCAGCGCGGCCTTGCCGTTGCTGCTGACCGAGTCTGAAGCCAGCACGCTGGCGCTCGCCCTGTTGAACGCGGCGCTGGACAGCGATGTGACAAGCGTGTCGCTTCCGCCCGAATATATCGCGATTGAGCCCGGCGACCTGATCTGCGGAGGCGGCCTTCAGGGAGATTGGCTGGTGGGCGATGTCGTCGAGGACGGATTGCTTCGGCAGTTGAGCCTTACCCGGCCGGTGAGTGCTCTTCGCACCAGAGCGATCAGTGTGCCTGAGGCTACGGGTCCGGCGACGGTGTTTGCTGAGCCGGAACTGGTTCTGATCGACGGTCCGCCCATTGCGGGCCTGTCTGGAACCGGACCGATCATCGCAGCCTCAGCTGACCCATGGCAGGGTGGCCTCAAAGTTTCGGCAGGACTGAATGCGACTGGGCTCATCGAACGAGCGGTTCTCGCGGGGCCGTCTCGGATCGGGCGGTTGGTCAATGATTTCGGGCCGGGCCCGGTCGGTCGCTGGGATCGCGGCAATGCCATGACCATTGATCTGGACAATGGCGATCTTTCCAGCGCTGACGAAATCTCGGTTTTGGGCGGTGCAAACCTGCTTCTCATTGACGGTCTGGAGGGGTGGGAACTGGCCGCGTTCAGCGACGCCGAGATGGAGACAGCGACGCAGTGGCGCTTGACGGGTCTGCTCCGCGGCCTGAATGGTTCACCAGCGGTGGGCGCGCTTGCGGGGGCGGTCTGCATTGTTGTGGACGTGGCCCTTTCAGCCTCCACCCTGGCAGACGCCGAATTGGGCCTGGAGCTGAACTGGCAAGCCGGTGCGGGCGCTCTGCAAGGCTTCACGCATCAGGATCGAGCGCACCTGCCCTGGCCGGTGGCTCATCTTGAAGCCGTCGCCACATCGGATGGTTGGCAACTCGGCTGGATCCCGCGCGGTATGCACATCCCGGATAATCTGGATGCTCCGGATCCGGTGAAACTACGTATGTACCGCGTTCAGGCCGAGCTTGATAATGTTATCGTGACAGAAATGGACGTGTCACAGGCCAGTTGTTTCCTCACTGGTGAGCACGATCTTGTAAGGGTTGCGGAAATTGGTGCTGATGGGCGACGTGGCGCATGGGTTTCAATCGCGCTAGGAGCTTCCTAA
- a CDS encoding J domain-containing protein codes for MSRDLYSILGVPKTASADEIRKAYRTKAKELHPDLHPDDEAKANAFKEASAAFEILSDTEKRSKYDQGLIDADGNPTGYAGAGAGGFGGGFAGGQTHGGGNFQGDPFEDILAGMFGGQRRRPGPRKGADLRYRVDISFEDAAQGAKRQMTMGDGKALNVSIPPGIETGQVLRLKSQGQQSNSGGPPGDALLEVHVRPSKIWTRDGSDLRMSVPIPLETAVLGGSVEVSTPGGPVTLKVPEGSNTGTVLRLRGKGIQFKDKPGHLYVRLEISLTDPKDAGLKDWASKR; via the coding sequence TTGAGCCGCGACCTTTATTCCATACTCGGTGTGCCGAAGACGGCCAGCGCCGACGAAATTCGCAAGGCCTATCGCACGAAGGCCAAGGAACTTCATCCGGATTTGCATCCTGATGATGAGGCCAAGGCGAATGCGTTCAAGGAAGCGTCCGCGGCTTTCGAAATCCTGAGCGACACCGAAAAGCGCAGCAAGTACGATCAGGGTCTGATCGATGCGGATGGCAATCCGACCGGCTATGCCGGGGCAGGCGCGGGCGGTTTCGGCGGCGGCTTTGCTGGCGGTCAGACACATGGCGGCGGTAATTTTCAGGGAGACCCGTTCGAAGACATTCTTGCGGGCATGTTTGGCGGTCAGCGCCGGCGACCTGGTCCTCGCAAGGGCGCGGACTTGCGCTACCGTGTCGACATTTCGTTCGAAGACGCCGCGCAGGGCGCGAAACGCCAGATGACGATGGGCGACGGTAAGGCGCTCAACGTCTCTATCCCGCCCGGCATCGAGACGGGCCAGGTCTTGCGCCTGAAGAGCCAGGGGCAGCAATCCAATAGCGGTGGTCCGCCCGGAGACGCTTTGCTGGAAGTGCACGTCCGCCCCAGCAAGATCTGGACGCGTGATGGCTCCGACCTGCGTATGAGCGTCCCGATCCCGCTTGAAACGGCGGTGCTCGGTGGAAGCGTTGAAGTGTCTACGCCGGGCGGCCCGGTGACGCTGAAAGTGCCTGAAGGCTCCAATACGGGAACCGTGCTTCGCTTGCGCGGCAAAGGCATCCAGTTCAAGGACAAACCCGGACATCTCTATGTCCGCCTTGAAATTTCACTCACCGACCCGAAAGATGCCGGGTTGAAGGACTGGGCGTCCAAGCGCTGA
- a CDS encoding cytochrome c maturation protein CcmE, with protein sequence MRARTKRLWGVGVVAVLLIGAVALASVALRQHADLFYTPGLIAEKGLPDTGKRVRVGGWVQKGSLVYGDAADMTFLIEDNSGETVEVTYTGIAPDLFREGEGVVATGRFDEAGDFTAESILAKHDENYEPRELKKAGPAST encoded by the coding sequence ATGAGAGCCAGAACGAAAAGACTATGGGGTGTCGGCGTTGTTGCCGTCTTGCTGATCGGTGCGGTTGCGCTGGCATCGGTAGCGCTTCGCCAGCATGCTGACCTGTTCTACACGCCGGGCCTGATCGCCGAGAAAGGCCTACCCGATACCGGCAAGCGCGTTCGCGTGGGTGGCTGGGTACAGAAGGGCTCGCTGGTTTATGGCGACGCGGCCGACATGACCTTCCTGATCGAGGATAATTCCGGCGAAACCGTTGAGGTGACCTATACCGGCATCGCGCCTGACCTGTTCCGCGAAGGCGAGGGGGTCGTCGCCACGGGACGCTTTGACGAAGCCGGCGACTTCACCGCTGAGTCGATCCTCGCCAAGCACGACGAGAACTATGAGCCGCGCGAACTCAAGAAGGCAGGACCGGCATCTACATGA
- a CDS encoding response regulator transcription factor, which produces MRILVVEDDADLRRQLADALTQSGYAVDLAADGEDGHFLGDTEPYDAVVLDLGLPKMDGVTILERWREDGKDFPVMILTARDRWSEKVAGFDAGADDYLTKPFYTEELLARLRALLRRATGHSAAALEAGNLRVDTRAARATVNGRPIKLTAHEYRVLSYLMHHQGRVVPRTELVEHIYDQDFDRDSNTIEVFIGRLRKKIGTDRIQTERGLGYRLVVPEGETAGIAG; this is translated from the coding sequence ATGAGAATTCTTGTTGTTGAAGACGATGCGGATCTGCGCCGGCAACTCGCCGATGCGCTGACCCAATCAGGCTATGCCGTGGACCTTGCGGCGGATGGTGAAGACGGTCATTTCCTGGGCGATACCGAGCCCTATGATGCCGTTGTGCTCGATCTCGGCCTGCCAAAAATGGACGGTGTGACCATCCTGGAACGCTGGCGTGAGGATGGGAAAGACTTCCCGGTCATGATCCTCACCGCGCGCGATCGCTGGAGTGAAAAAGTGGCGGGCTTCGATGCTGGCGCCGACGATTATCTGACAAAGCCGTTCTACACTGAAGAGCTTCTGGCGCGTCTGCGCGCGTTGCTTCGCCGTGCCACCGGTCATTCCGCCGCTGCGCTTGAGGCGGGAAATCTGCGTGTGGATACAAGGGCGGCCCGCGCCACTGTGAATGGCCGGCCGATCAAGCTGACGGCGCACGAATATCGCGTCCTGTCTTACCTGATGCACCATCAGGGACGTGTCGTGCCGCGGACCGAACTGGTCGAGCATATTTACGACCAGGATTTCGACCGCGACTCCAACACGATTGAAGTCTTCATCGGACGCCTGCGCAAAAAGATCGGCACGGATCGCATCCAGACCGAACGCGGACTTGGATACCGGCTCGTCGTGCCGGAAGGCGAAACTGCCGGAATTGCCGGTTAA
- a CDS encoding heme lyase CcmF/NrfE family subunit: MIEVGHFAAVLALVFSALQAFTGLRGARSQSGLFAILAFGAMVFAFFTLLWAFARSDFSVELVANNSHTLKPFVYKLAGTWGNHEGSMALWCMVGLGFGAAGAWLLKSGRPTFEARALGVQGILSFTSLLYLLLASSPFTRLDPAPLQGQGLNPLLQDPALAIHPPMLYLGYVGYSFVFALAAAGLIEKRIDRDWAKLARPWALAAFVPLSLGIALGSYWAYYELGWGGWWFWDPVENASLMPWLIGAALMHSMVVTEKRGSFAAWTSLLAVLAFCFSLLGAFLVRSGVLTSVHAFAVDPLRGSFLLGGLLVLGGSALLLFALRAPKLKGGPDWLATSREGALMGNNLVLTVATATVLLGTLFPLIAEAAGQTISVGEPYFNLTFTPIMALALLALPVVQAWAWGKADLKSLWKWALGFAGLVGIFWLAGIGPLDIPLLAGVGLAIGVWLIFGAGQELWRRAKTFERLPQMPLRVWGMTLAHAGLGLFVLGAVLQSSGRTQTTLALEAGQSAEVAGWTMTLEDVRSIEGPNWYADRASLTATKPGTKTDLHPQKRYYPAARMPTTETAIHKTGTADLYVALGDGRRTAGGPTRWTFEVFVNPLIDFIYLGVILIGLGGALAMFDRRSKGKAA, encoded by the coding sequence ATGATCGAGGTCGGCCATTTTGCGGCTGTTCTGGCGCTCGTCTTCAGCGCCTTGCAGGCATTTACCGGGCTACGCGGAGCCCGCAGCCAATCGGGACTGTTCGCCATTCTGGCGTTTGGCGCGATGGTGTTCGCCTTTTTCACCTTGCTCTGGGCGTTTGCGCGATCCGACTTCTCGGTTGAGCTTGTCGCCAACAATTCCCACACGCTGAAGCCCTTCGTCTACAAGCTTGCCGGAACATGGGGTAACCATGAGGGGTCGATGGCGCTCTGGTGCATGGTCGGTCTGGGGTTCGGCGCGGCCGGTGCCTGGCTTCTGAAGTCCGGACGGCCGACCTTTGAAGCAAGAGCGCTTGGGGTGCAGGGCATACTGAGCTTCACCTCGCTGCTTTACCTGCTGCTCGCATCCTCGCCCTTCACGCGGCTCGATCCGGCACCGCTGCAGGGGCAGGGGCTCAACCCGCTTCTTCAGGATCCGGCACTCGCGATCCATCCGCCCATGCTTTACCTCGGCTATGTCGGCTATTCATTCGTCTTTGCTCTGGCGGCTGCAGGCCTGATCGAGAAACGGATTGACCGCGATTGGGCAAAGCTTGCGCGCCCATGGGCTCTGGCGGCCTTTGTCCCGCTTAGTCTGGGCATCGCGCTCGGCAGCTATTGGGCTTATTACGAGCTTGGCTGGGGCGGCTGGTGGTTCTGGGATCCGGTGGAAAATGCGAGCCTGATGCCCTGGCTGATTGGCGCGGCGCTGATGCACTCGATGGTGGTCACTGAGAAGCGCGGCAGCTTTGCCGCCTGGACGTCATTGCTTGCCGTCCTGGCATTCTGTTTCTCACTGCTCGGTGCCTTCCTCGTTCGCTCCGGCGTGCTCACCTCCGTTCACGCCTTTGCCGTCGATCCGCTGCGGGGATCTTTCCTGCTGGGTGGCTTGCTGGTGTTGGGCGGCAGCGCATTGCTGCTCTTCGCTCTGCGGGCACCGAAACTGAAGGGTGGGCCTGACTGGCTTGCGACGAGCCGTGAAGGCGCGCTCATGGGTAACAATCTGGTCCTGACGGTTGCGACCGCGACCGTGTTGCTCGGCACGCTCTTCCCTCTGATCGCAGAGGCGGCCGGACAGACCATTTCTGTCGGCGAGCCCTACTTCAATCTGACTTTTACGCCGATCATGGCGCTGGCCCTTCTTGCCTTGCCTGTCGTGCAGGCCTGGGCCTGGGGCAAGGCGGATCTGAAATCGCTCTGGAAATGGGCGCTCGGCTTTGCCGGTCTGGTTGGTATTTTCTGGCTGGCCGGAATTGGTCCGCTGGATATTCCGCTCCTTGCCGGCGTCGGACTGGCCATCGGCGTCTGGCTCATTTTCGGGGCAGGGCAAGAGTTATGGCGGCGCGCGAAAACATTTGAGCGCCTGCCACAGATGCCGCTGCGTGTCTGGGGCATGACCCTGGCGCATGCCGGGCTCGGCTTGTTTGTCCTAGGAGCCGTCTTGCAGTCGTCTGGACGCACGCAGACAACGCTTGCGCTTGAAGCTGGGCAAAGCGCTGAAGTCGCCGGCTGGACCATGACGCTGGAAGATGTGCGCAGTATCGAGGGGCCGAACTGGTATGCTGACCGCGCCAGTCTGACCGCGACCAAGCCAGGTACGAAAACCGACCTTCATCCACAAAAGCGCTACTATCCAGCCGCTCGCATGCCGACGACGGAAACGGCCATCCACAAGACCGGTACAGCTGACCTCTATGTCGCTCTCGGCGATGGACGGCGCACGGCAGGTGGACCGACGCGGTGGACGTTTGAAGTCTTCGTCAATCCGCTGATCGACTTCATCTATCTTGGCGTCATCCTGATCGGCCTCGGCGGCGCCCTTGCCATGTTTGACCGGCGTAGCAAAGGAAAGGCGGCATGA
- a CDS encoding cytochrome c-type biogenesis protein encodes MKFILASLLFLFAAEGHLEDPKQEARAQDLMREIRCVACENEPISNSGSDIAADMRERVRTMVGEGASDDEVRAWFSERYGEFVLFRPSSSGIDGLLLWGLPFALLIGGAVLILAVRGRQSAEDKSIEPVPPEEI; translated from the coding sequence ATGAAATTCATCCTCGCATCCCTGCTTTTCCTGTTCGCCGCTGAAGGACATCTCGAAGACCCGAAACAAGAGGCCCGCGCTCAAGATCTGATGCGCGAGATCCGTTGCGTGGCTTGTGAAAATGAGCCGATCTCGAATTCGGGTTCAGATATCGCGGCCGATATGCGTGAGCGGGTCAGAACAATGGTTGGCGAAGGCGCCAGCGACGACGAAGTGCGCGCCTGGTTTTCTGAACGCTATGGCGAGTTTGTGTTGTTCCGGCCCTCATCCAGCGGGATTGATGGGCTGCTGCTCTGGGGCCTTCCCTTCGCGCTTCTGATTGGCGGCGCCGTTCTCATTTTAGCCGTTCGTGGGCGTCAGTCTGCGGAAGACAAGTCCATCGAACCGGTTCCGCCCGAAGAGATCTAG
- a CDS encoding ATP-binding protein: protein MSEHTRHATRPKLSLSRRLLIGAIVWSIIAVVGGIVAMTVSYRAQTIRLLEQELDSTLITLPRALEILPDGRVVDQEDRLPSDVRYDLPLSGRYWAMVAVGADGSFGSDIRSQSLWDGPLPFDIELANEALADPGATKYGNAVGPADERLRVAAKSIIVPNRDNPILLISAADREATDEGANQLRLLLLISMTFLAGGTLIALWVGLRLALLPFRRVQLHISQIRSGQRAKLDGEYPIEVIPLTHELNKLLDNNRSIVERAQMHVGNLAHALKTPLAVLRNEATGSTPLDDVVRRQTEAMRANVEHYLKRAQAAARAEALGVRTEVKPVVDGLVRLLNRLFEASNIEVSSSVSPNVFVRIEQQDLEEMLGNIMENACKWTKSRVEVSAEAGDNALMLIHVDDNGDGLTDEEMAAAVKRGVRLDETAPGTGLGLAIVADIAEMNEGRFTLSESPLGGLRATIGLRRS, encoded by the coding sequence ATGAGCGAACACACCCGTCACGCAACCAGGCCCAAGCTGTCGCTCTCCAGGCGGCTGCTGATCGGCGCTATTGTCTGGAGCATTATCGCGGTTGTGGGCGGCATTGTCGCGATGACCGTGTCCTACCGGGCCCAGACGATCCGCCTGCTCGAGCAAGAGCTGGATTCGACGCTCATCACCCTGCCGCGCGCGTTGGAGATTTTGCCAGACGGCCGCGTGGTGGATCAGGAAGACAGGCTTCCGAGCGATGTGCGTTACGACCTGCCTTTGTCCGGACGGTATTGGGCCATGGTGGCTGTCGGTGCAGACGGCTCTTTTGGGTCAGATATTCGCTCTCAGAGCCTATGGGATGGACCGCTGCCATTCGATATCGAACTCGCGAATGAGGCGCTTGCTGATCCGGGCGCAACCAAATACGGCAACGCTGTCGGGCCGGCGGACGAGCGATTGAGAGTGGCGGCCAAATCGATCATCGTTCCCAATCGCGATAATCCGATCCTCCTTATTTCGGCAGCCGACAGGGAAGCGACGGATGAAGGCGCCAACCAGCTTCGGCTTCTCCTTCTCATCAGTATGACCTTTCTGGCTGGCGGCACGCTGATCGCGCTCTGGGTCGGTCTGCGGCTTGCGCTGTTGCCGTTCCGGCGCGTGCAATTGCACATCTCACAGATCCGAAGCGGGCAGCGGGCCAAACTGGACGGTGAGTATCCGATTGAGGTCATTCCGCTCACCCACGAACTCAACAAGCTGCTCGACAATAATCGCTCCATTGTTGAGCGCGCACAGATGCATGTTGGAAACCTCGCACATGCGCTGAAGACACCTCTGGCGGTTCTGCGCAACGAAGCGACGGGCAGTACCCCGCTCGATGATGTTGTCCGGCGGCAAACTGAAGCCATGCGGGCGAATGTCGAACACTATCTGAAACGCGCGCAGGCTGCCGCGAGGGCCGAAGCGTTGGGGGTTCGCACAGAGGTGAAACCGGTTGTCGACGGGCTGGTCCGGCTGCTCAATCGCCTGTTTGAAGCGAGCAATATCGAAGTCAGTTCATCCGTTTCTCCAAATGTGTTTGTCCGCATTGAACAGCAGGATCTCGAAGAGATGCTAGGAAACATCATGGAGAATGCCTGCAAGTGGACGAAATCGCGCGTTGAAGTCTCAGCGGAAGCGGGCGACAACGCCCTCATGTTGATCCATGTCGATGATAATGGTGATGGTCTCACCGACGAGGAAATGGCCGCCGCTGTGAAGCGCGGTGTGCGCCTCGACGAGACCGCGCCTGGTACAGGACTGGGTCTGGCCATCGTCGCCGACATCGCAGAAATGAATGAGGGGCGGTTCACATTGTCCGAGAGTCCGCTGGGTGGTCTTCGCGCCACGATTGGTTTGCGCCGGTCATGA
- a CDS encoding PepSY domain-containing protein yields MRRIVLALALSALPMTTFPAASAQGQWGSSFTADDARDARQRGEIKPLNQILRPIQNQYGGNMRKFVGLFDQGGRKVYIIDWVTRRGELVQFTIDAESGRVISVN; encoded by the coding sequence ATGAGACGGATCGTGTTAGCTCTTGCGCTCAGCGCCCTGCCGATGACCACGTTTCCTGCCGCTTCCGCGCAGGGGCAATGGGGCAGCTCATTCACCGCAGATGATGCGCGTGATGCGAGACAGCGCGGCGAGATAAAGCCGCTCAACCAGATCCTGCGCCCCATCCAAAACCAATATGGCGGCAATATGCGGAAATTTGTCGGCCTCTTTGATCAAGGCGGTCGCAAGGTTTATATCATCGACTGGGTCACACGGCGTGGCGAACTCGTGCAATTTACGATAGACGCCGAGTCCGGTCGCGTGATCAGCGTTAACTAG
- a CDS encoding alpha/beta fold hydrolase, with product MVKSTTVQFAGAQGYELAGRLDQPSGSVRGWALFAHCFTCSKQSKAAVRVSKGLAERGIGVLRFDFTGLGESDGDFETTDFSGNVADLVAAAEWMAQTGRPPSLLVGHSLGGAAVIVAASRIATLKAVATINAPSDAGHVVHQFSDSLETIEEEGRAEVRLADRPFHITKEFVDDVRHVRLKDAVDKLALPLLVLHAPLDEVVGIENASAVFSAARHPKSFISLDGADHFLSRSEDGEFAAAMIATWAGRYMTGAPASP from the coding sequence ATGGTCAAATCAACCACCGTTCAATTTGCCGGCGCGCAGGGCTATGAGCTGGCAGGCCGTCTGGACCAGCCTTCTGGAAGCGTTCGCGGTTGGGCGCTGTTTGCGCACTGTTTCACATGTTCGAAGCAGTCAAAGGCGGCGGTGCGTGTTTCAAAAGGGCTGGCAGAACGGGGCATCGGCGTCTTGCGGTTCGACTTCACCGGCCTCGGCGAGTCGGATGGCGACTTTGAAACCACTGACTTCTCCGGCAATGTGGCTGATCTCGTTGCTGCCGCCGAATGGATGGCGCAGACGGGCCGCCCGCCATCCTTGCTGGTGGGCCATTCGCTCGGCGGCGCGGCGGTGATCGTCGCTGCCAGCCGGATTGCGACGCTCAAGGCCGTGGCAACCATCAATGCGCCCTCGGACGCCGGTCATGTCGTCCACCAGTTTTCAGACAGCCTTGAGACGATCGAGGAGGAGGGCCGGGCTGAAGTGAGGCTGGCCGACCGCCCATTCCACATCACGAAAGAGTTTGTCGACGACGTTCGCCACGTACGGCTGAAGGATGCTGTCGATAAACTCGCTCTTCCACTCCTTGTCCTGCACGCGCCATTGGACGAGGTCGTGGGCATCGAAAATGCGTCGGCCGTCTTTTCAGCCGCGCGGCATCCGAAGAGCTTCATAAGCCTGGATGGCGCGGACCATTTCCTGAGCCGATCAGAGGATGGTGAATTCGCAGCCGCCATGATCGCTACATGGGCTGGCCGGTACATGACAGGGGCGCCAGCGTCCCCATAG